The following coding sequences lie in one Takifugu flavidus isolate HTHZ2018 chromosome 4, ASM371156v2, whole genome shotgun sequence genomic window:
- the tpra1 gene encoding transmembrane protein adipocyte-associated 1 homolog: MLATVTSAVSFTSYNGSISTSPLENTSVLPTWQPDPQSNITKPHQCLQVLYEDIENSRVRFWDISLLVPNVAFFVFLVWKFPSARAKIRLTSSPIFITFYLLVFVVAAVGITRAIVSMTVSASSAATIIDKVLWEITRFFLLAIELSVVILGLAFGHLESNSSIKRVLAITAVLSLGYSITQGTLEILYPDSHLSAEDFNIYGHGGRHFWLASSCFFFLVYSFIVILPKTPVRERISLPSKRSFYVYAAILALLNFIQGVGSALLCAGIIEGLCCVDVTTFLYFSTFAPLIYVTFLKGFFGSEPKILFSYKSQVDEPDESDVHLPPTVATTIGRKEPTDQNLYNSTQFDGAGPSSSRMFGHLDDVASGPYGSSSINSVEADHWRPVRV, from the exons ATGTTAGCCACAGTGACCTCTGCGGTCAGCTTCACTTCATACAATGGCAGTATTTCAACCTCCCCGCTGGAGAACACATCGGTTCTCCCAACGTGGCAACCTGACCCTCAGTCCAACATCACCAAGCCTCACCAATGCCTGCAAGTTCTGTACGAGGACATTGAGAATTCCAG GGTGCGGTTCTGGGACATTTCACTGCTCGTGCCGAATGTGGCCTTCTTTGTATTCCTGGTGTGGAAGTTTCCCTCTGCCAGAGCCAAGATCAGACTCACCTCCAGccccatcttcatcaccttttACTTGCTA GTGTTTGTTGTGGCAGCAGTTGGAATTACCCGGGCCATCGTGTCCATGACAGTGAGTGCGTCCAGTGCTGCAACCATCATTGACAAG GTGCTCTGGGAAATCACCCGCTTCTTCTTGCTGGCCATTGAGCTCAGTGTCGTTATTCTGGGACTGGCTTTCG GTCACCTGGAGAGCAACTCCAGTATAAAGCGTGTACTGGCGATCACAGCCGTGCTGTCTCTGGGCTACTCCATCACACAG GGAACACTTGAGATCCTGTACCCAGACAGTCACCTGTCCGCCGAAGACTTCAACATTTACGGTCATGGAGGACGACACTTTTGGTTGGCCagctcctgcttcttcttcctg GTGTATTCCTTTATTGTCATCTTGCCAAAAACTCCAGTAAGGGAGAGGATATCTCTTCCAT CCAAGAGGAGTTTCTATGTGTACGCTGCCATCCTGGCACTGCTGAACTTCATCCAAGGTGTAGGCAGTGCTCTGCTGTGTGCTGGAATCATCGAGGGACTCTG ctgCGTTGATGTCACAACCTTCCTGTATTTCTCTACGTTTGCTCCACTCATATATGTCACATTCCTCAAAGGCTTCTTTGG TTCAGAGCCCAAGATCCTTTTCTCCTACAAGTCACAGGTGGATGAGCCTGATGAAAGTGACGTCCACCTTCCCCCGACCGTCGCTACGACCATTGGCCGCAAGGAGCCGACGGACCAAAACCTATACAACTCCACCCAGTTCGATGGAGCTGGTCCCAGTAGCTCCCGCATGTTTGGACACCTGGATGATGTTGCCTCTGGACCCTATGGGTCTAGCAGCATTAACAGCGTTGAAGCAGACCACTGGAGACCCGTTCGTGTATAA